A segment of the Prunus dulcis unplaced genomic scaffold, ALMONDv2, whole genome shotgun sequence genome:
AAATGATTTGTTTTCGCTTTCTAGTGGGAAAAAGTTGAAGATAAGTATGCAGTGTCTTCACTTGCGGTGGCTGGTGCTGTTGCACTATGGGGCTCCACTGGATTGATCTCGGTGTGTCTCTCTCCTTATCCACATTCTGTGTTAGCTTCCCATAGTttccaaattaaattttttaagttgctgtgtttttatttctgtagatttgagtagctaATTTCTTATTCGATTATTCGATTATTGACTGGTTAATCTGCTTGATGGGTATGCTTGTAACAGGCAATTGATAGGCTTCCTTCAGTCCCTGGTGTTCTTGATCTTGCACTTTCCTACTTCTTATCAACTGCCTTTCTTATGTATCTTTGCAGTGGTTTGCATACAAGAACTTTGTATTCAAACCAGACAGGTGAGTACAATTTGCTACAAAAACCTTTATTGGAGTACATAAGTAGTTTCTACTAGCAATGGTGCCCGCGCGATGCTGCGGGTTTTGAAATCATGTGAAATGTGTATAAAGTAGTAAAAATATGCAGGGAAAATggtaatatttttataaacatgGAGATGTAAAAAGTGGTATCATGCTTAGTTTAGCAAGCTTaagttacaaaaaataaactaataacatgttttatgtgtgaaaatattggacaTATTTTAATAGATCAAGCAGTtataaaaacatcaaaatatgGGCAACCTTTGGTTGCTCATTGTTCAAACGAGTTTGGGCAGGTGTTTATATAATATGGTACTGGGTGGTGGAAGGGGATCTAGGTCTTGCTAGCTCTGCTGTACAGGTGGCTTACATTCTTTCTACTCCTCTGTAGAGGTTTTGACTCTGTTGgcataaatttggaaaatggcAGGTGTTAGTGTATATAAGTGTatataaatggaaaattttgggtgaGAGCAATAACTATTATGACATaattaagttaaaaaatacaatatgaCAAACAACAGTCTATATACATCAAGCATTGTATTAATCTGATGGACAAAAGTATAAACTCAATCTATTGAATAAATTCAGAACAATTGTGACAATTATTAAATAGTTATAAGAGAATTAAGCCAACACTTGAGCTTGAACAGAATCAAATCAAGGGGTGTTGATTTTGTAGCCATAAATATGGTAAATGGTATGCGGTAATGGAGacaaatgagaaaattttggcGAAGACAATGGCTATTGTT
Coding sequences within it:
- the LOC117613556 gene encoding protein CURVATURE THYLAKOID 1C, chloroplastic-like, coding for MGTPKLSDLGLEQSRDGWPTGKFLAEVATAEFPEIVKAVQEAWEKVEDKYAVSSLAVAGAVALWGSTGLISAIDRLPSVPGVLDLALSYFLSTAFLMYLCSGLHTRTLYSNQTGEYNLLQKPLLEYISSFY